AATCTGGTGGGGTTCCTCCTAATGCGTAAAGTTCTTCTTTACCTTTAGTATCTAATCGTGGAACAGAACTCAACAATGCCCAAGTATAAGGATGCATACTATTTTGAAAAATTTCATCCCTAGTCCCTCTTTCCACAACTTGACCTGCATACATGACTTGAATTTTATCTGCAAAGTTGGCAACAACCCCTAAATCATGGGTTACAAGTATTATAGCCGTTTCAAAATCTTTCTTTAATTCTTTCAACAAATCTAATATTTGTGCTTGTATAGTCACATCTAAAGCTGTTGTAGGTTCATCGGCTATTAATATTTTAGGATTGCAAGATAGGGCAATAGCTATCATAACCCTTTGCCTCATTCCACCTGAAAGTTGATGAGGAAAACTCTTTATCCTTTCACTTGCATTTGGTATATTTACCAATTCCAAAAGCCTTATAGCCTCTTTTTCCGCTTCTTTTTTATTCAACTTTTTATGAATCCTTAAACTTTCCATAATTTGATTACCTATAGTCATAGTTGGATTTAAAGAAGTCATCGGGTCTTGAAAAATCATACTTACATCTTCTCCTCTAAAGGAGCTAAGTCTTTTTTTAGACATCTTTAAAACATCTTCACCATTAAATATAATTTCTGACCCCTTCTTAATTTCAGCTGGAGGAACTTTTAACAATCTCATTATGGCTTTTGCCGTTACAGTTTTCCCACAACCAGATTCACCAACCAATGCCAAAGTTTCACCTTTATCTAAATCAAAATCAACACCTCTTACAGCTCTAACTTCTCCTGCATAGGTATGAAAAGAAATTTTCAAATTTTTCACTTCTAAAACTTTTTCCACTATTATCCCTCCTTGTTATTGACGTAATTTTGGATCTAGTGCATCTCTAAGTCCATCACCTAAAAGTGTAAATGACAACATAGTTAAAGCAATCATTAAAGAAGGGAAAAACATCTGATGAGGATAGAAGATAAAGTTCTGTTGTGCCGCTGAAGCTAATGCACCCCAAGAAGTATTTGGAGGCTGTACTCCGAGCCCTATATATGACAAAAATGTTTCAGCAAAAATATATCCTGGAATATCGAAAGTTATAGCAACTATAACAATTCCAAGAACATTAGGTATAAGATGTCTAGTGATTATCTTCCAAGGACTAACTCCCAATGTTTCTGCTGCCATTATATATTCTTGTTGTTTTACTTGTAGCATTTGACCTCTAACCAATCTTGCCATGCCACACCATCCAGTCAAAGTTAAAGATAAAATCATAGTTCCTAAACTTCTAGATTCAGTCACTATTGAAATAAGAATGACTACAATTAAATAAGGAATACTAATGAGTATTTCTACAATTCTCATCATAATATTATCTACTTTCCCACCAAAATAAGCTGCAATTCCTCCATATATGCAACCAATTACAGTATCTATAATTGCACCTAAAATACCAATAACCATGGAAATTCTACCTGCCTGCCAAACTCTTGAAAAAACGTCCCTTCCCAATTCATCAGTACCAAACCAATGTTCACTATTAGGCTTCATATTCACCTTTGAAGGATCTACCGTTTTGTAAGAATATCCATTTAAATGAGGTCCTATTACTGTCATTACCACTAAAGTCAATAAAATAATAATTGATAACATAGCCACTTTATTTGTCTTAAGTCTTCTCCATGCATCTTGCCAATATCCCATTCTAGGTCTTGCCATTTTATCTCCCCTAGAAACATCCATTGGCACTTTTTTAAATTTATCCTTAGAAATTTCTTCCATACATCTATCCTCCTACTTATCATTTGAAACTCTTATTCTTGGATCTACTACTCCATACAATAAATCAACCACTAATTGTGAAAATACAAATAATGCTGCAAAGAAAATTGTAGTACCTATTATCATAGTATAGTCTCTATCATTGATAGCGCTTACATAATAAAATCCAAGTCCTGGAATTCCAAATATTTTCTCTATAACAAAAGAACCTGTAAAAATTCCAGCTATTTGGGGTCCTAAGATAGTAATAGCAGGTAAAATAGCATTTCTAAATACATGCTTTCTAACCACATTAAAAGGACTAACTCCTTTAGCTTGAGCCGTAAGAATATAATCTTGATTGATTACTTCAAGTACATTAGAACGCATATATCTAGCATAAGTTGCTATAGACCCAAAACACATAGCAATTGTAGGAAGTATCGTATATTTAAACTCTCCCCAACCAAATGTCGGCAACAACTCAAGCTTTACAGTAAATACATACTGAAGTAATGCAGCTATAATAAACACTGGCACCGTAACTCCAACTATAGCAACAAACATAACTAAATAATCTGGCCATCTATTCCTGTTTAAAGCTGCAACTATACCTAAAACAATTCCTATCATAACTCCTATAAATAACGCCTGAAAACCCAATTTTCCTGATATTCTCGCATGTTTCAATATAGTATCCGTAACAGGTCTACCAGGATATCTTAAAGACTCACCGAAATCTCCTTTTGTAAAAACATTTTTTAAAAACTTTCCATATTGAACTACAACTGGTTTGTCTAATCCATATTTCTCATAATAATTGAGTCTAATTTGTTCTGGCAATTTTTTAGCCATATGTGCTAATGGATCCCCAGGTATACTATGCATTAAAAAAAACGTCAATGTCATAATGATAAATAGGGTAAGAAACATATAGCCAATTCTCTTTACAATATATTTACCCATTGCAATTCTCCTTCCTGTTTGCTATAAGATAGCAGTTTGTAAACTAAATTCACAAACTGCTATCCATTTTCCAAACTATTATCTTCCTTGAGTATATCCGTATTTATATCCTGAAGTACCAAATGGAGTAACTCCTAAACCATTAACATATTTATATTTAAATACATTAGATCTTGGATATACTGTTGGTGCCAATACAGATTCATCGTATAACAATATTTTTTCAGCTTCAGTATAATATTCTAAGCGTTTTTCAGCATCCATTTCCTTAGACGCTAAACTTATAAGTTCATCATATCTAGCATTGGACCAACCTGTTTGAATTGCTCCTGAATCAGATTTCAACAAGCTAAGCAATGATATAGGATCATTGAACTCTGCTCCCCAAGCCATATAGCCAATTTGGAATTCACCTTTTTCTACCATGGATGAAAATACTGGCCATTCAACAAATTCTACTTCAAAGTTAATTCCAAGATTTTCATTGTACATTTGTTGTACATATTCTCCATAAGTTCTAAACCATTGATCAGTTGAACCTAGAGTCATCTTCACAGTAAGTTTAGATGTATCCGTATCCATTCCTAGCTCCTCTAGACCTTTAACTAAAAGAGCTTTGGGATCTTTGTTTTCTTCCGCTAATTTCTTTAGTGGTTCTTCAACTAAAGTTCTATACTCATTATCTTCAACTGATATACTTGGAGATACCCAACCATATGCTGGAACATTGATTCCATGGAATATAACATCTGCCAATTCTTCTCTATCTATAGCTAGAGAAAAGGCCTTTCTCACATTGGCATTTTTGAATAACTCATCTTGAGTATTAAAAAACATAAAAAATGTGCTTGGATTAATTACTTCAAGTTGTTCTAAATCCTTATTTCCTTTAAATCTCTCTATCCATTCTGGTTTGCCAACACCTGTTGAATCTATAGAACCATTTGCTAAAGAATTGTAAATAGCATTTTCATCAGAAAGTATTTTAACATTTATATTGTTCAATTTAACTTTATCTGCATCCCAGTAATTTTCATTTTTTGCTAAAACCATTTCACTATTGTGTGCCCAATTTGATATAATGAATGGTCCATTATATACTAAAGTATCAATTTCTGAACCATATTTATCTCCATGTTTTTCTACCATATCTTGCCTTTGTGGCAACATAACTCTTTGATAAGTTAATTGCAAGAAATATGGTGTAGGAGATTCAAGGGTTATCTCAAGAGTTTTGTCATCAAGAGATTTTACCCCTAATTCTTCTACTGGCAATTCTCCACTATTTACTTTTGCCGCATTTTTTATAGGAGCCAATAAATAAGCATATGGTGCAGCTGTATCTGGTTTTAATGTTCTTTTGATGCCATATTCATAATCTTGAGCTCTAACTGGTTCTCCATCAGACCATTTTGCGTCTCTTATTTTGAAAGTCCATACAGTACCATCTTCATTGTGTTCCCAGCCTTCAGCACCTGCTGGAGCTAAAACGTTTTTTAAATCCTTGTCCTCTTCTAATCTAGTAAGTGGTTCAAGTACATTGTTTAAAATTCCATTTGAATAGGAATCCGCACCTTTAGAAGCGTCCAATGTACTAGGTTCAGCACTCATGATAAGATTTAAGTATTGTTCACTGTCAATTTCTTGTTCTACTGCCTGTCCTTCATCTTTTCTACCTTTATCAACGGTTTTAGACTCTTTTCCACAACCCACAAGAGTTGTTAGAAGCAATGCTAACACAACAACTAAAGATATATACTTCTTAGTTTTCATACATAAAACCTCCTAATTTTTTATAAAATTATAAAACTGTAAAACTACGAAAAATAACATCTTAAACCTTGATGCTTAGTCCTCTAACTCCACTTTGTTAGACTTTTAACTATAGATATTATTTATAGTCCATGATTATAGTATAGAAAATCTTCTAATATTAGTCAATAATTTTCTAACTAAACATTAGAAAATTATCTAATACTTATATTTAAATTATTCACTTATGGATTTCTTTGTGCTAGTATATATGTAAAGAATGGGGGTAGATGTTTTGGACTATGAAATAGAATACAACAAAGCCATCGAATTTATAAATGCCATATTTAAATATTCAAGTAGCAAGCAACAACAATCTGTGTGGAATAGTAAGACTTTGCAAAATGACCCAGCAAAAGGGCTTCTGGATTTTTCTCCTAGCAAAGAAGTAAAAAGTTGGCTTAAATATGTGGATGTTCATATTTCACCTTTTTTAAGAAATGACATCGTTTTTATAGCAGGAAAAACTATCAATTTGTTAGATGTTTGCTTTGAATTAATCATAAAAAGCGATCTAAAAGAACCCTGTGAATTAATTGAAACATTGAAAAAATTAAATAGTTCAACCCTTGTTGAACTGATCTATGAAAAATATGATTCCAATGTAAGTATAGAAAGTGATGATAGGATAATAAAAAATGCTCTAACCGAGATTTCCGATGAGGAAATGTCTTCTATTTTCATACAAGTAAAAAATCATTCCGAAGAATACAAGGCAAAAGTAATAAAAATATTTGAAGAATTTTATAAATTGTATTACAAACCTTTTGAAGATAAAGTATATGTTTTTATGGAAGAAAGATGCAAAAAACACAACAAGATATTTAAAAAAGATCCTGTAAATTTTTTAAATACTATTGGATTAGGAGATTATTCAAAGTTAATAATCGAAAAAAAGAAATTTAGGATTTTGGTTAGCTTTTATATTGACTTAGGAGTATTTCATTTCAATGTTGATAACAATTTTATTATGCTATTTGGACATACTGTAGAACATAGATTTGACAACAAGCTTACTCGTGAAAAATGTAAAGCTTTATTTAAAGCTCTTTCTGATGAAACAAGATTAGATATAATAAAAATCACCAGTCAACGTCCTTGGTATAATAAAGAGTTGGCAGATTACTTTGATTTATCTACAGCTACTTTATCCTATCATTTGAATTTACTACTTGATCTAGGAATACTTAATTTCGAGCCTAGCGTCAACAATAGATATTATTACACAACAGATAAGGAAAATTTAAAAGCATTGTTCGATATGGCTTTAAATGAAATAATTGAGTAAATATAAAAGGGAATCCCTTTAAGATTCCCTTTATTCCATCAATTCATAGTGACTATTCATGATTGGATATTTCAAAGTATCTAATACTCTTTCTAAAAGCACTCCCTCTCTTTCAGAATATCCAAATCCATAGCTTGCTCTGATTGCACTTGTAATGAATTGAGCCGCTCTATCCAAAGCCATAGGCAAGCTATCTCCTGTGAGTAAGCTCCCAACTAATACTGATGTAAATGCATCTCCTGTACCTGGATATTTGACAGGAATATACTTACAGCTCACTTTCCAAAACTTATTATTTGTATTATCATAAGCTATAACATCAGTATTGTTTTCTTTATACTCATCTGGAACAGATGTTATAACAACTATCTCTGGTCCCATGTCTGACAATTCAACCAACCATTCTTTTATTTCATCTTCTCTAACACTACTCACATTAGACTTACCCAACAAATATGCCGCTTCTGTGAAATTGGGAGTTATAATATCTGCTTTTTTTATCAACTGTCTCATCTTTTCTACCATATTCATATCCATGGTTGTATATAAATCTCCATTATCCCCCATGACAGGATCTACTACCATTAGATTGGAAGGACTTTTAAAACTTTCAATAAACTTAAATATTGTATCTATTTGTCTTGGTGAACCTAAAAACCCACTGTATATGCAATCAAAATCTATATTTTCTCTCTTCCAATGATTCATATAGCTTTCCATATGATCAGTTAAATCTACAAATGTAAAATCTTCAAATCCATCAGTTTGAGTAGATAATATTGCCGTTGGAAAAGGGCATACTTGAATACCCATTGTTGAAAGTATAGGCATTATTGTAGTTAAAGATGCTCTGCCAAATCCAGACAAATCATGAATAGCAGCAACTCTTTTCACTGGACTTTTCATTAAAAATTCATCCCCTTAGTAAAAATAGCTCTTTTATTTAATTATAATACATTTTATATTATATCCATAGCCTTTGATCTAAATATAACTTAAAACCAGTAGAAATATTTCTACTGGTTTTTTAAGGTAAATCTTTATAGCAAAGATACCAATCTACACAACATAGACCTTCTTCGCCTTCTACTCTTCTTAAAAGTTCTTCATATGTTTGTGGCGCAGGTACAACAACTGGTTGACCAGGATACCAATTAGCTGGTGTTGCAACTTTTGCCATATCGGAGGTCTGCAGAGCAATTAAAAGTCGAAGCATTTCATTGGTATTTCTGCCATTAGTCAATGGATAGATGAGTATCGCCCTAATTATTTGGTTCGGGTCTATAAAAAATACATTTCTTACTGTTGTTGTAGACCCAGTAACGGGAGAAAACATACCATACATTCTTGATATACTGCCATCTCTATCTGAAATTATTGGAAAAGGTATTTGAACTCCTGTATTTTGATAGATATTATAAACCCATGCCAAGTGAGAAGAATTGCTATCTATACTAAGTCCCAAGAGTACAGCATTCCTGTCCATAAAACAATTATATTGCTTTGCCAAAGCAATAAATTCAGTAGTTCAGACAGGAGTAAAATCCCCCGGATGAGAAAACAAAACTACCCATTTGCCTTTAAAGTCTGAAAGTTTTATTGGTCCAAAGGTTGTTTGGGCTGAAAAGTCAGGAGCTTTCATCCCTATCTTTAAACAATTATCTCCATTCATTAAATTCACCACCATAAAATATTTTATAATCTATCACTATATAATATGTTTGTCATCATCGGGCGGTGAAATATTGATGTTTACTCTCTCCTTAACTGTTCTACCCTATCCTTGATATTGTATGGAACCAAGGTTTTTTGTGCATAGGTAAGACCATCGTATTCACTGATTATTTCCGTTACCTCGAATATATCATCCTCTGCAACCTCATCAACTTTATTGCTTAATTGCAAAGCCTTGTACAAATCCTCTTGTGATGGTACTGCTGTTTTATATAAATCGTTTAAATAATCTCTTACAATTGAAATACCATAGTCTCTATTTGGAGCCCAAAGTCCTCCTAAGTCTTCTACATACTGTATTGTTCCTGCCCATTTTACCGTATTAGTTTTGTACCATCTAGGATGAGGTTCTCCTATTGGAGCAACTCCACAGTAAATACCCATATGGTTGAAATGTCCTCTCACGCCGTCCTCTGGTGTAAGAAAAATTTCATGATCTTCAGTTCTATCGCCTATTGGGTTGAGTATTTTTATTCCAGCCCAATTATTCATCTCTGGTCTCACTGCCCCAGTATATTTCCCAAAATTAGTTTCTTTGGCTGCTTGTATATATAATATTTCTGGATTCATTCCAGTCAACTCTCCATATTGCCAATAGATAGGAGCTGCATCTACAAATCTCTTATGAGCACCTTTTTTTATAGCCCATGCTTGTCCCTGTTCTACAGTTGCTTTAGTTCTTGACTTGATTGGAATCTTTAAGGATTGAATTTTTCCTTCAACCTTTAAGAGTTTATCAATATCTCCTTGAGGCACATTAACTTTTTCCACATCTGATAAACCGTCAAATAACTTTCTTGCATTTTCAGTCTTTGTTTTAGTTTCTACTGTAATTTCATTGATTTCACTTAGATTTGGTAGTTCTTTAATCAGTTTTATAAATTCTTCATCTTTTGAAATTTGTTTTACTGGTTCAACATAATACCACTCAATATTTGTATTATCTTCTGGTTTAATTTCTGGAGTTTGTATCATATTTTTACTGATATTGGCAAGTATTTTTGCACTTTCTGCTCTTGTTATCTGTTTTTTAGGGCCAAATGTTCCATCTGGATATCCTGTCATATAACCCACATTTTTTATAGCTCCAACATAGCCAAGTGATAAATTATCTATCTCTGAATGGTCCAAAAAATACGATGCAGAAAATATATCTTCCTCTAATCCACAGGTAATTCCTACAATTCTAGCTACCTCTTCACGCGTAATATATGTATTAGGCAAAATATTTTGACCTTCTTTTTCTAGAATATATCCAGCCTTAACTCCTTTGGCTACTTCATCATAGAACCAATTGCCTTTATTTACATCTAAAAAATTTATTTCTGCAGTTTCCGAATATCCCATTATTCCATTGATGATTTTATAAAATTCCGCTTTTTTTATATAATTGTTCGGTTTAAAAGTTCCATCTGGATAACCTTTCATGATATCTTTTTGACTTAAATATAGTATGTCCGCTTTTGCCCAATGATTCACTATATCTGAAGCACCTGCAAAAGAAGTAGTACCATTAGAAAATATCATCAATGACATAAACAGAATAGATAGTATTTTCTTCGTCCTATTTTTCATCAGTTTATTCCCCCATTCGATTTTTGCATTAATATATTTAGATTTTATATCAATTTAAAATAAATTACTATCTAAATGCCTATATTGTCATAATCTTTTAATATATTATTTTCTCCCTATGCTCTTTAGCTCTTCTTCTGTTAAATACCTCCATTTCCCTATTGACAAATCCTTTAGCCTTATATTCATGATTCGAATTCGTTTTAAACTTATGACCTTATAGCCGAGTTGACTGCACATTCTTCGAATTTGCCGATTTAATCCTTGAGACAAAATGATTTTAAAAGTTCGGTCATTTATCTTAAATACTTTGCAACTCTTTGTGATTGTGTATTCATTTTTAACTGGATTGTAAACTTTAACTCCTCTAGACATATTTCTCATAAATGAAGAAGTAATTTTTTTATTAACCGTCACAATATATTCTTTTTCATGATTATTTTCTTCTCTTAAAATTTCATTTACAACACTGCCATCACTTGTAAGAAGAATCAAACCTTCTGAATCCTTGTCGAGTCTTCCGATTGGGAAAATTCTTTCAGGATAATTTACAAAATCTATGATATTTCCCTTCACATGTCTTTCAGTTGTACAAATGATACCCACTGGTTTGTTCAGAGCAATATATACATAGTCTTTCTTTTCCTCTAACAGTTTCCCATTCACTTCAACTTTATCATCTGGTTTCACTATATATCCAAGCTCTGCAATTTGGCCATTAACGTTCACCTTTTTTTGCTTAATTAATTCATCAGCTTCTCTCCTAGAACAAAGCCCCGTTGAACTAATAAAATTGTTCAGTCTCATACTATCTCCTTTCCAATAAATCAACAAATTTTTCTGAAGCAGGAGAAAGAGATACACTTTTCAAAGAACAAACTCCTATACTTCTCTTTGGTATCTCTTCAATTGTTTGCACTTCATACAATACTCCCGCTTGTAGATATTCTTGTGAAAATTCTCGTATGACACATGATACGCCTAAATTAATTTTTGCAAATTCTAACAACAATTCATGAGAACCAAGTTCAATTTCTGGTTTAATTCTAATACCTTTAGATAAAATATATTTTTCTACATATTGTCTTGAATTTGACTTAGGTTCAAGTAGTATAAGTGGAAATTTTGCTATCTCCTCCAGTGTCAAAGGTGTAGATAAATTTTTCTTATATTTTTCCCCATATACAAAGACATCATGAATTTCTATCAATTCTTTTACTTCTAAAGAAGAATCCTTAATAGGTAAATTGCATATTGCAATATCAACTTCTCCAGATTTTAAAAGTGTACAAAGTTCGAGCGTTGTACGATTCACGACTTTTAGCTTAATATTTGGATATCCATTGTGAAACTTTTCCAAATAAGGTAACAAAAAATAGCGTGAAATAGTATCTCCAACACCTATTTTCAATTCACCCACCATTAAATTTTTAGATTCCTGTACCTTTTTTTCTCCTACACTTATTAAGTTCATAGCTGAATTTGCATATTCAAACAATATTTGACCTTCATTTGTAAGTATAACACCCTTAGGAGTTCTGGTGAAAAGCCGCATTCCAAGTTCTTCTTCAAGTTGCATGATTGCCTGACTGACAGCTGGTTGAGTCATAAAAAGCACTTTTGCAGCTTTTGAAAAACTTTCACATTTGGCTACCTCACAAAAAATTTTATATAAATCCAATCTAACAGACATATAAGCACTCCTTATATTTAGCATTCTTCTAATTTATTTTACTTATATCATAAGATATTATATATTTCAAGCAATATTACATATGTCCCCCAAAATAATCAAAATATAAATTCATGAATAAATTTTTTCAAATCTACTAAATACTATGCTTATATAATATAAAAACAAGGAGGTTTTTTTCATGACAAGATTTACATTACCTAGGGATTTATATTTTGGAAGTGGTGCTTTAAATGAATTAAAAAATCTTAAAGATCATAAAAAAGCCATTGTTGTTTCTGGCGGTTCTTCTATGGAAAAATTCGGATTCTTATCTAAAGTCGAAAATATATTAAAAAAAAATAGATTAGAAGTAATGTTTTTTAAAGGTATAGAACCAGATCCTTCTGTAGATACAGTCATGAAAGGTGCTGAAAAATTTAAAGAATTTGAACCTGATGTCATAATTGCCATAGGTGGAGGCTCAACTATAGATGCAGCTAAAGCCATGTGGGTATTTTATGAACATCCAGAAAAGACTTTTGATGATATAAAGGATCCTTTTACTATTCCAAAACTTAGAAATAAAGCGATCTTTGTAGCTATTCCATCAACCAGCGGTACAGCTACTGAAGTTACAGCCTTTTCTGTCATTACTGACTATTCCACAAAAATAAAGTATCCTCTTGCAGACTTTGAAATAACTCCTGATATCGCTATATTGGATACTGACATTCCTCAGACCATGACTCCTAAATTAGTGGCATTCACTGGTATGGATGCACTCACTCACGCTATAGAAGCCTATGTAGCCTCTAACAGATCAAACTTCTCCGATCCATTGGCTAGGGAAGCTATTCTAATGATCTATGACAATATTGTAGATTCTTACAATGGAAACGTAGAGGCAAGAGGAGAAATGCATATTGCTCAATGTTTAGCAGGCATGGCTTTTAGCAACGCACTTTTAGGTATCACTCACAGTTTAGCTCACAAAATAGGAGCTCAATATAATATACCTCATGGAGGATGCAATGCTATATTGCTACCCTATGTAATACAATTTAATTCAAAAATTTCATCAAATCGTTATGCAGATTTAGCATATATGTTGGGATTGCAGGGAAAATCAGAAAAACAATTAACACATTCACTAGTAGAATCCATAAACTACTTAAATACAAATTTAAATATTCCATCTACATTAAAAGAAATGGGTGTAAAAGAAGAAATATTTAAAACTACATTGGACTATATATCTGAAAATGCAGTATTAGACCCATGTACATCTTCAAATCCCAGAAAAACATCAAAAGAAGAAATGAAAAAAATATTGGAGTGCGCTTATTATGGAAAACAAGTAACTTTCTAATTCATATATACTTAGCGCTTCCATAAAAATAGCTAGTAGATATTGATATCTACTAGCTATTTTTATTATTCCAAAGTTTCTACTTTCATTAAAATTTAAGCTTTTTTAGAGCATCTGCAAGATCTGTATTTATTGCTTCATTTTTAAATTTATTTTGCTCTTTTAAGTACTTTGATACTTCTTTTTTAGAAACTGAATTTTTCTCTTTTTTTCTCCTCTCATTGAAAGAAGATAGTTTTTCTCTATATCCACAGCTACATACAAATATTTGTCCTTCTCCTTCTCCACGCAATTCTAGCTTTTTATGACAATTAGGACATCTGGCATTAGTCACTTTAGATATATTTTTTCTATAACCACATTCTCTATCTTGACAAACAAGCATCTTGCCTTTTTTCCCTTTCACTTCAAGCATATACTTTCCGCATTGTGGACATTTAACCCTTGATATATTGTCATGTCTAAAAGTTTCATCGCTATTTTTTATTTCATTTGTAATATCTTTTGAATAAATTTCCATTTCTTCTATGAAAGTATTCTTTCTGAGTTTCCCTTTTGCAATAGCTTCCAATTTTTGCTCCCATTCTGCTGTTAAAGCTGGAGACTTCAAGTCTTCAGGAACCAACCCAAGAAGTTGCTTTCCCTTTCCAGTAATATAAATATCCTTCCCTCTCTTTTCAATTAAGAAGTTGTTAAACAATTTTTCAATAATGTCTGCTCTTGTAGCTACTGTACCAATTCCTCCAGTTTCTCCAATTATTTTAATCAAATCTTTGCTTTCATTTGCCATGTATTTTGATGGGTTCTCCATAGCAGACAAAAGTGTTCCTTCAGTGAATGGTGCTGGCGGTTTGGTATGTCCCTTAGTCTTTATAATAGAATTCACCTTCAAAACATCGCCTTTATTTATATTAGGTAAAAGTTGTTCCGGTGTATCTTCTTGAACATCATCATCCTCATAATTGTTCGCGTATACTTCTTTCCACCCTTGAGCTAATACTCTTTTCCCTTTTGCGAAAAAATTCTCATCTCCGATTTTAGCCTTAATAGTTGTTTGCTCAAATTCAAAAGGAGGATATAGTACTGCCATAAAACGCTTCACAACTAAATCATATATTTTTCTTTCCCTTTCATTCAATTTACTGAGCGGTACTCTCTCTTCTGTTGGTATGATAGCATGATGATCTGATACCTTGCTGTCATCAACAAAAGACTTATTTGCAACAATAGGTTTCTTTAAAATCCTTGAAGCCATTGACTGATATGG
This is a stretch of genomic DNA from Sporanaerobacter acetigenes DSM 13106. It encodes these proteins:
- a CDS encoding peptide ABC transporter substrate-binding protein, encoding MKTKKYISLVVVLALLLTTLVGCGKESKTVDKGRKDEGQAVEQEIDSEQYLNLIMSAEPSTLDASKGADSYSNGILNNVLEPLTRLEEDKDLKNVLAPAGAEGWEHNEDGTVWTFKIRDAKWSDGEPVRAQDYEYGIKRTLKPDTAAPYAYLLAPIKNAAKVNSGELPVEELGVKSLDDKTLEITLESPTPYFLQLTYQRVMLPQRQDMVEKHGDKYGSEIDTLVYNGPFIISNWAHNSEMVLAKNENYWDADKVKLNNINVKILSDENAIYNSLANGSIDSTGVGKPEWIERFKGNKDLEQLEVINPSTFFMFFNTQDELFKNANVRKAFSLAIDREELADVIFHGINVPAYGWVSPSISVEDNEYRTLVEEPLKKLAEENKDPKALLVKGLEELGMDTDTSKLTVKMTLGSTDQWFRTYGEYVQQMYNENLGINFEVEFVEWPVFSSMVEKGEFQIGYMAWGAEFNDPISLLSLLKSDSGAIQTGWSNARYDELISLASKEMDAEKRLEYYTEAEKILLYDESVLAPTVYPRSNVFKYKYVNGLGVTPFGTSGYKYGYTQGR
- a CDS encoding pyridoxamine kinase, producing the protein MKSPVKRVAAIHDLSGFGRASLTTIMPILSTMGIQVCPFPTAILSTQTDGFEDFTFVDLTDHMESYMNHWKRENIDFDCIYSGFLGSPRQIDTIFKFIESFKSPSNLMVVDPVMGDNGDLYTTMDMNMVEKMRQLIKKADIITPNFTEAAYLLGKSNVSSVREDEIKEWLVELSDMGPEIVVITSVPDEYKENNTDVIAYDNTNNKFWKVSCKYIPVKYPGTGDAFTSVLVGSLLTGDSLPMALDRAAQFITSAIRASYGFGYSEREGVLLERVLDTLKYPIMNSHYELME
- a CDS encoding ABC transporter ATP-binding protein, coding for MVEKVLEVKNLKISFHTYAGEVRAVRGVDFDLDKGETLALVGESGCGKTVTAKAIMRLLKVPPAEIKKGSEIIFNGEDVLKMSKKRLSSFRGEDVSMIFQDPMTSLNPTMTIGNQIMESLRIHKKLNKKEAEKEAIRLLELVNIPNASERIKSFPHQLSGGMRQRVMIAIALSCNPKILIADEPTTALDVTIQAQILDLLKELKKDFETAIILVTHDLGVVANFADKIQVMYAGQVVERGTRDEIFQNSMHPYTWALLSSVPRLDTKGKEELYALGGTPPDLILPLKGCPFSSRCEHCMEICLEEKPEITKLSDTHSLSCWLQHPYAPKTERPEVLRGERNE
- a CDS encoding ArsR family transcriptional regulator; translation: MDYEIEYNKAIEFINAIFKYSSSKQQQSVWNSKTLQNDPAKGLLDFSPSKEVKSWLKYVDVHISPFLRNDIVFIAGKTINLLDVCFELIIKSDLKEPCELIETLKKLNSSTLVELIYEKYDSNVSIESDDRIIKNALTEISDEEMSSIFIQVKNHSEEYKAKVIKIFEEFYKLYYKPFEDKVYVFMEERCKKHNKIFKKDPVNFLNTIGLGDYSKLIIEKKKFRILVSFYIDLGVFHFNVDNNFIMLFGHTVEHRFDNKLTREKCKALFKALSDETRLDIIKITSQRPWYNKELADYFDLSTATLSYHLNLLLDLGILNFEPSVNNRYYYTTDKENLKALFDMALNEIIE
- a CDS encoding ABC transporter permease, which translates into the protein MEEISKDKFKKVPMDVSRGDKMARPRMGYWQDAWRRLKTNKVAMLSIIILLTLVVMTVIGPHLNGYSYKTVDPSKVNMKPNSEHWFGTDELGRDVFSRVWQAGRISMVIGILGAIIDTVIGCIYGGIAAYFGGKVDNIMMRIVEILISIPYLIVVILISIVTESRSLGTMILSLTLTGWCGMARLVRGQMLQVKQQEYIMAAETLGVSPWKIITRHLIPNVLGIVIVAITFDIPGYIFAETFLSYIGLGVQPPNTSWGALASAAQQNFIFYPHQMFFPSLMIALTMLSFTLLGDGLRDALDPKLRQ
- a CDS encoding ABC transporter permease: MGKYIVKRIGYMFLTLFIIMTLTFFLMHSIPGDPLAHMAKKLPEQIRLNYYEKYGLDKPVVVQYGKFLKNVFTKGDFGESLRYPGRPVTDTILKHARISGKLGFQALFIGVMIGIVLGIVAALNRNRWPDYLVMFVAIVGVTVPVFIIAALLQYVFTVKLELLPTFGWGEFKYTILPTIAMCFGSIATYARYMRSNVLEVINQDYILTAQAKGVSPFNVVRKHVFRNAILPAITILGPQIAGIFTGSFVIEKIFGIPGLGFYYVSAINDRDYTMIIGTTIFFAALFVFSQLVVDLLYGVVDPRIRVSNDK